From one Tsukamurella tyrosinosolvens genomic stretch:
- a CDS encoding ABC transporter substrate-binding protein/permease: protein MRSAVRTASRVLLVLLAMVVVAAPLPAQADPVPPAGGVLRVGTEGVYQVYSYHDDAGKLTGYDVEMITAIAEKIGRRVEFVETPWDSMMAGLEAGRFDLVANQVAASPERAAKYDLSDTYLQTGGSILVRKGDTSVRSLADIRGKTAAQSITSSWSGVAEKAGARIEAVNSFTDAVNVLAQGRVDVVVNDTGVVRNYLTVNPGAPVEIAAETPDKADSVFAARKNSGLIAEINRGLADIRADGTAQRISDRFFGAGAQEQHGSSTWDMVRRNLVPMLEATVTKTIPLTAISFAIGLAIALGVALARMSKRRAVSGPARAYISIIRGTPLLVQLVIIFYGLPLAGVVFDPFLAAIIAFSLNVGGYAAEIIRAAIGAVPRGQWEAATTIGMDYRTSLRRIILPQAARTATPPLANTLVSLVKDTSLASAILVTELFRQAQIAAAPTYDFFIMYVVAACYYWVICQALSLVQSRLEDRFERYVAR, encoded by the coding sequence ATGCGATCAGCCGTCCGCACCGCGTCCCGCGTCCTCCTCGTGCTGCTCGCGATGGTCGTCGTCGCGGCGCCACTGCCCGCGCAGGCCGACCCGGTTCCGCCGGCGGGCGGTGTCCTGCGGGTGGGCACCGAGGGGGTCTACCAGGTGTACAGCTACCACGACGACGCCGGGAAGCTCACCGGCTACGACGTGGAGATGATCACCGCCATCGCCGAGAAGATCGGGCGGCGAGTGGAATTCGTCGAGACCCCGTGGGACTCGATGATGGCGGGCCTGGAGGCCGGCCGCTTCGACCTGGTCGCCAACCAGGTCGCCGCGAGCCCCGAGCGGGCGGCGAAGTACGACCTGTCGGACACGTACCTGCAGACCGGCGGATCGATCCTGGTGCGCAAGGGCGACACCTCGGTGCGCTCGCTCGCCGACATTCGCGGGAAGACGGCCGCGCAGAGCATCACCAGCAGCTGGTCCGGCGTCGCCGAGAAGGCGGGCGCGAGGATCGAGGCGGTCAACAGCTTCACCGACGCCGTCAACGTGCTGGCCCAGGGCCGGGTCGACGTCGTCGTCAACGACACGGGCGTCGTCCGCAACTACCTGACGGTGAACCCCGGCGCACCCGTCGAGATCGCCGCGGAGACGCCGGACAAGGCCGACTCGGTGTTCGCGGCCCGCAAGAACTCCGGACTCATCGCCGAGATCAATCGCGGCCTGGCCGACATCCGCGCGGATGGCACGGCGCAACGCATCTCCGACCGGTTCTTCGGCGCGGGAGCGCAGGAACAGCACGGCTCCAGCACGTGGGACATGGTGCGGCGCAACCTGGTCCCGATGCTCGAGGCCACGGTGACCAAGACGATCCCGCTCACGGCGATCAGCTTCGCGATCGGGCTCGCGATCGCGCTGGGCGTCGCGCTGGCGCGGATGTCGAAGCGGCGCGCGGTCAGCGGGCCCGCCCGTGCCTACATCTCGATCATCCGCGGCACGCCGCTGCTGGTGCAGTTGGTGATCATCTTCTACGGACTGCCGTTGGCGGGTGTGGTCTTCGACCCGTTCCTCGCGGCGATCATCGCCTTCTCGCTCAACGTCGGCGGCTACGCGGCGGAGATCATCCGTGCGGCGATCGGGGCGGTGCCGCGCGGGCAGTGGGAGGCCGCCACCACGATCGGCATGGACTACCGCACGTCCTTGCGCCGGATCATCCTGCCGCAGGCGGCGCGCACGGCGACCCCGCCCCTCGCCAACACCCTGGTCTCCCTCGTCAAGGACACGTCGCTGGCATCCGCGATCCTCGTCACCGAGCTGTTCCGCCAGGCCCAGATCGCAGCGGCGCCCACCTACGACTTCTTCATCATGTACGTCGTGGCCGCCTGCTACTACTGGGTGATCTGCCAGGCGCTGAGCCTGGTGCAGTCCCGGCTCGAGGATCGATTCGAAAGGTACGTGGCGCGATGA
- a CDS encoding amino acid ABC transporter ATP-binding protein, with product MTDLISVHGLTKSFGDVEVLRGIDFAVPEGSVTVIIGPSGSGKTTVLRSLNALELPDGGTVTVGDATVDFGAATPGKAELARYRAQSAMVFQSHNLFPHFTALRNVTEGPIVVQKRPAAEVEPEARDLLARVGLKDHADKYPHQLSGGQQQRVGIARALALRPRVVLFDEPTSALDPELVGDVLTVMRDLATEGRTMVVVTHEMSFAREVADQVLFIDRGTVLEAGRPADVIGAPQHARTREFLDRILRPL from the coding sequence ATGACCGACCTGATCTCGGTGCACGGCCTCACCAAGTCCTTCGGCGACGTGGAGGTGTTGCGCGGCATCGACTTCGCCGTCCCGGAGGGCTCCGTCACCGTCATCATCGGGCCATCCGGGTCCGGCAAGACGACGGTGCTCCGTTCGCTCAACGCGCTCGAACTCCCGGACGGGGGCACCGTCACCGTCGGCGATGCGACGGTGGACTTCGGCGCGGCGACGCCCGGGAAGGCGGAGCTGGCACGGTACCGCGCGCAGAGCGCGATGGTCTTCCAGTCGCACAACCTGTTCCCGCACTTCACCGCCCTGCGGAACGTGACCGAGGGGCCGATCGTCGTGCAGAAGCGCCCCGCCGCCGAGGTCGAGCCGGAGGCCCGCGATCTGCTGGCGCGCGTCGGCCTCAAGGACCACGCGGACAAGTACCCGCACCAGCTCTCGGGCGGGCAGCAGCAGCGCGTCGGGATCGCGCGGGCCCTGGCGCTACGGCCGCGGGTCGTGCTGTTCGACGAGCCGACGTCGGCGCTCGACCCCGAGCTCGTCGGCGACGTCCTCACCGTGATGCGCGACCTCGCGACCGAGGGCCGCACGATGGTGGTCGTGACGCACGAGATGTCGTTCGCCCGCGAGGTCGCCGACCAGGTGCTGTTCATCGACCGCGGCACCGTGCTGGAGGCGGGGCGCCCCGCCGACGTGATCGGCGCGCCCCAGCACGCGCGCACGCGGGAGTTCCTCGACCGCATCCTGCGCCCGCTGTAG
- a CDS encoding MSMEG_1061 family FMN-dependent PPOX-type flavoprotein — MDHVRRRVTTEAQLRELIAEPIDRVRDKVVTELADIHRAFLAASRLYFVATSNAGGDLDVSPKGDPAGAVTVLDGRTIALPDRPGNRRLDGLKNLLQNPHIAIEFVIPGRGETLRINGTATVLADAEYAPLMAVQGTLPLMITEVAIDEVFFHCSKAFLRSEAWDPSTWAMAE; from the coding sequence ATGGATCACGTCCGCCGGCGAGTGACCACCGAGGCGCAGCTCCGCGAACTGATCGCGGAGCCGATCGACCGGGTGCGCGACAAGGTGGTCACCGAGCTCGCGGACATCCATCGCGCGTTCCTCGCCGCGTCGCGCCTGTACTTCGTCGCCACCTCGAACGCCGGCGGCGACCTGGACGTCTCCCCCAAGGGCGATCCCGCAGGGGCCGTGACGGTGCTCGACGGGCGCACGATCGCCCTTCCCGACCGCCCCGGTAACCGGCGCCTCGACGGCTTGAAGAACCTGCTGCAGAACCCGCACATCGCCATCGAATTCGTGATCCCCGGCCGCGGCGAGACGCTGCGCATCAACGGCACCGCGACGGTGCTCGCCGACGCCGAGTACGCGCCGCTCATGGCCGTGCAGGGCACGCTTCCGCTGATGATCACCGAAGTCGCGATCGACGAGGTCTTCTTCCACTGCAGCAAGGCCTTCCTGCGCTCGGAGGCGTGGGACCCGTCGACGTGGGCGATGGCAGAGTGA
- a CDS encoding PhzF family phenazine biosynthesis protein — protein MYRFRQVDVFSSAPLLGNPVAVVHDADDLTDEQMAAFARWTNLSETTFLLRPTDPAADYRLRIFTPGGELPFAGHPTLGSAHAWLEDGGVPASAGTVVQECGAGLVRLRRGAALAFAAPPLVRSGPADAAVVDRIAAGLRVPAAEILAAEWVDNGPGWVAARLRDADAVLALRPDFAAMGELNVGVVGAYPAGGDADVEIRAFCPSLAVPEDPVTGSLNAGIAQWLIGTGELPDRYTASQGTALGRRGRVHVERDGDAIWIGGATSTTICGEVSVS, from the coding sequence ATGTACCGCTTCCGACAGGTCGACGTCTTCTCCTCCGCACCGCTCTTGGGCAACCCGGTGGCAGTGGTGCACGACGCCGACGACCTCACCGACGAGCAGATGGCGGCGTTCGCGCGCTGGACCAACCTGAGCGAGACCACCTTCCTGCTGCGCCCCACCGATCCGGCGGCGGACTACCGGCTCCGGATCTTCACGCCCGGCGGTGAGCTGCCCTTCGCCGGGCACCCGACGCTCGGCAGCGCGCACGCGTGGCTGGAGGACGGCGGCGTCCCGGCATCGGCGGGCACCGTCGTGCAGGAGTGCGGCGCCGGCCTGGTGCGCCTGCGCCGCGGTGCGGCTCTCGCGTTCGCGGCGCCGCCCCTGGTCCGTTCCGGGCCCGCGGACGCGGCCGTCGTCGACCGGATCGCCGCGGGCCTGCGCGTCCCCGCCGCGGAGATCCTCGCCGCGGAGTGGGTGGACAACGGGCCCGGCTGGGTCGCGGCGCGGCTGCGCGACGCGGACGCCGTGCTCGCGCTGCGGCCGGACTTCGCGGCGATGGGGGAGCTGAACGTCGGCGTCGTCGGCGCGTACCCGGCGGGCGGTGACGCCGATGTCGAGATCCGCGCCTTCTGCCCCTCGCTCGCGGTGCCCGAGGACCCCGTGACGGGGTCGCTGAACGCGGGCATCGCGCAGTGGCTGATCGGTACTGGCGAGCTGCCGGACCGCTACACCGCGTCCCAGGGCACCGCGCTCGGCCGCCGCGGCCGCGTGCACGTCGAGCGGGACGGCGACGCGATCTGGATCGGCGGCGCCACGAGCACCACGATCTGTGGTGAAGTCTCCGTGTCCTGA
- a CDS encoding N-acetylglucosamine-6-phosphate deacetylase — translation MSELLRGTVVTPSGTIDDGVLALADGRVAEVGPASAFPAATLPAPSDRVYLPGMIDVHCHGGGGFGFPDSDADGARAAAVHHLGRGTTTLLASLVSAAPEKLLERIATLAPLVDDGTVAGLHLEGPFLAQEVCGAQDPRYIIDGDPALLATLLDAAGGRIRSMTLAAETPHFADLARQLTDAGAVVSVGHTAGDYDTVAAALGTPDGPVSITHLFNGMHPMHHRHPGAVGAALKVAGEGRAVAEIIGDGVHLAAGTVAMVFATVGPDHVALVSDAMQAAGMPDGQYSLGPLEVTVGGGVARLTTPDGTPGAIAGGTSSVLDVVVRAVRHSGVPLADAARAGATTPARLLGLKDRGELSAGLRADVLELSADLELLRVLRGGEQV, via the coding sequence TTGAGCGAGCTCCTGCGCGGCACCGTCGTCACGCCCTCCGGGACCATCGACGACGGTGTCCTCGCCCTCGCCGACGGCCGGGTCGCGGAGGTCGGGCCGGCCTCCGCGTTCCCGGCCGCGACGCTCCCGGCACCGTCGGACCGCGTGTACCTGCCCGGCATGATCGACGTGCACTGCCACGGGGGCGGGGGCTTCGGCTTCCCCGACTCGGACGCCGACGGTGCCCGCGCGGCCGCCGTGCACCACCTCGGCCGCGGCACGACGACACTGCTGGCCTCGCTGGTCTCGGCGGCGCCGGAGAAGCTCCTCGAGCGGATCGCCACGCTCGCGCCGCTCGTCGACGACGGCACCGTCGCCGGCCTGCACCTCGAGGGGCCGTTCCTCGCGCAGGAGGTGTGCGGCGCGCAGGACCCGCGGTACATCATCGACGGCGACCCGGCGCTGCTCGCGACGCTCCTCGACGCCGCGGGCGGGCGGATCCGGTCGATGACCCTCGCCGCCGAGACGCCGCACTTCGCCGACCTGGCGCGGCAGCTCACCGACGCCGGTGCCGTCGTCTCCGTCGGACACACCGCCGGTGACTACGACACCGTGGCCGCCGCGCTCGGCACGCCGGACGGTCCGGTGAGCATCACGCACCTGTTCAACGGCATGCACCCGATGCACCACCGGCACCCCGGCGCCGTGGGCGCCGCCCTGAAGGTCGCGGGCGAGGGCCGCGCGGTCGCGGAGATCATCGGCGACGGGGTACACCTGGCCGCCGGCACGGTCGCGATGGTCTTCGCGACCGTCGGGCCGGACCACGTCGCGCTGGTCTCCGACGCGATGCAGGCCGCGGGCATGCCCGACGGCCAGTACTCGCTCGGGCCGCTCGAGGTCACCGTCGGGGGCGGCGTCGCGCGCCTGACCACGCCCGACGGGACGCCGGGCGCCATCGCGGGCGGCACCTCGTCGGTGCTCGACGTGGTGGTGCGCGCCGTCCGGCACTCGGGGGTGCCGCTTGCCGACGCCGCGCGCGCCGGCGCCACCACCCCGGCCCGGTTACTCGGGCTGAAGGACCGCGGCGAGCTGTCCGCGGGCCTGCGCGCCGACGTGCTGGAGCTATCCGCCGACCTCGAGCTCCTGCGGGTTCTCCGCGGCGGCGAGCAGGTGTAA
- a CDS encoding PTS transporter subunit EIIC, whose protein sequence is MLPIAVLPAAGLLLRLGQDDLLGRFDSMKTVAAVIGGAGNALISNLPILFAVGIAIGWAKKADGSTALAALVGYLSFQAVEKAMSPVVLAGKVDKAGDPAVVDFGVLGGIVIGIMSAVLWQRYYKTKLPDYIGFFSGRRLVPILTASGAIVVGVLMSFAYPLFNWALTGLGNWVAEHSVVGGGVFGAVNRLLLPLGLHHIINSVVWFILGDYTAANGEVVHGDISRFLQGDPTAGTFMTGFFPIMMFGLPAAAFAIYRCAKPENRKTVGGIMLSVALTSFLTGITEPLEFSFIFVAWPLLLVHALLTGSSLLIANWLDIHHGFTFSAGAIDYVLNFGKATNPLWLIPMGLIYAVIYYFSFSFIIKRRNLKTPGREDEDMEAEATA, encoded by the coding sequence ATGCTGCCCATCGCGGTGCTGCCCGCGGCGGGCCTCCTGCTGCGGCTCGGCCAGGACGATCTCCTCGGCCGGTTCGACTCCATGAAGACCGTCGCCGCGGTGATCGGCGGCGCCGGCAACGCCCTGATCTCGAACCTTCCGATCCTCTTCGCCGTGGGCATCGCGATCGGCTGGGCGAAGAAGGCGGACGGCTCCACCGCGCTCGCGGCGCTCGTCGGCTACCTCTCCTTCCAGGCGGTCGAGAAGGCCATGTCGCCCGTCGTGCTCGCGGGCAAGGTGGACAAAGCCGGCGATCCGGCGGTGGTCGACTTCGGCGTCCTCGGCGGCATCGTCATCGGCATCATGTCGGCGGTGCTGTGGCAGCGGTACTACAAGACCAAGCTGCCCGACTACATCGGCTTCTTCTCCGGGCGGCGCCTGGTCCCGATCCTCACCGCGTCCGGCGCGATCGTCGTGGGTGTGCTCATGTCGTTCGCCTACCCGCTGTTCAACTGGGCCCTCACCGGCCTCGGCAACTGGGTCGCGGAGCACTCGGTCGTGGGCGGCGGCGTCTTCGGCGCGGTCAACCGGCTCCTGCTCCCCCTCGGGCTGCACCACATCATCAACTCCGTCGTGTGGTTCATCCTGGGCGACTACACCGCCGCGAACGGCGAGGTCGTGCACGGCGACATCTCGCGCTTCCTGCAGGGCGATCCCACCGCCGGCACGTTCATGACGGGCTTCTTCCCCATCATGATGTTCGGCCTGCCCGCCGCGGCCTTCGCCATCTACCGGTGCGCGAAGCCGGAGAACCGCAAGACCGTCGGCGGCATCATGCTCTCGGTCGCGCTGACCAGCTTCCTCACGGGCATCACCGAGCCGCTCGAGTTCTCGTTCATCTTCGTCGCGTGGCCGCTCCTGTTGGTGCACGCGCTCCTGACCGGCAGCTCACTGCTCATCGCGAACTGGCTCGACATCCACCACGGCTTCACGTTCTCCGCGGGCGCGATCGACTACGTGCTCAACTTCGGCAAGGCGACCAACCCGTTGTGGCTCATCCCGATGGGCCTCATCTACGCCGTGATCTACTACTTCTCGTTCAGCTTCATCATCAAGCGGCGCAACCTCAAGACACCCGGTCGCGAGGACGAGGACATGGAAGCGGAGGCCACGGCTTGA
- a CDS encoding PTS transporter subunit EIIB, with product MSKAQDIVNGLGGADNIEEVEGCITRLRCEVKDTGLVDQAALKKLSHGVMVAGSAVQVVVGPTADALAEEVQDLL from the coding sequence ATGTCGAAAGCGCAGGACATCGTGAACGGACTCGGCGGTGCCGACAACATCGAAGAGGTCGAGGGCTGCATCACCCGCCTCCGCTGCGAGGTGAAGGACACCGGCCTCGTCGACCAGGCCGCCCTGAAGAAGCTCTCGCACGGCGTGATGGTCGCCGGCTCCGCCGTACAGGTCGTCGTCGGCCCGACCGCCGATGCGCTCGCCGAGGAAGTGCAGGACCTCCTGTGA
- a CDS encoding PTS sugar transporter subunit IIA, with translation MTEVSAPVAGRLVPLSAVPDQVFAGEMVGSGVAIEPSVPADGAEAVVVSPVAGTVLKLHPHAAIVLADGGIGVLVHVGIDTVNLNGEGFTLLAAEKAKVAVGDPLISFSPSGIRDRGLSAICPVVVMDSQPGSITNLEERDVAAGDWIFTV, from the coding sequence GTGACCGAGGTGTCGGCACCCGTCGCGGGGCGGCTCGTGCCGCTCTCGGCCGTTCCGGATCAGGTGTTCGCGGGGGAGATGGTGGGCTCGGGGGTGGCCATCGAGCCGTCCGTCCCCGCCGACGGTGCCGAGGCCGTGGTGGTCTCGCCTGTGGCCGGGACGGTGCTCAAGCTGCATCCGCACGCCGCGATCGTGCTCGCGGACGGGGGTATCGGCGTTCTGGTACATGTCGGAATCGACACTGTGAATCTGAATGGCGAGGGCTTCACGCTACTGGCTGCGGAGAAGGCGAAAGTGGCCGTGGGAGATCCGCTGATCTCCTTCTCTCCGTCGGGTATTCGGGATCGGGGTCTGAGTGCGATCTGCCCCGTGGTGGTGATGGATTCCCAACCCGGGTCCATTACGAATCTTGAAGAACGTGATGTGGCGGCGGGGGATTGGATCTTTACTGTGTGA